One Paraglaciecola mesophila genomic region harbors:
- a CDS encoding isoamylase early set domain-containing protein has product MAFKKQYLKSKPVCKVTFKISKEEAKQADTVSIVGDFNDWDKSATVMKKLKNGSFSAAMDLPVENEYQFRYLLDDEAYENDWQADAYTMSPMSNEENSVIKL; this is encoded by the coding sequence ATGGCTTTTAAGAAACAATATTTAAAATCTAAACCTGTTTGTAAGGTCACATTTAAAATCAGCAAGGAAGAAGCAAAACAGGCAGATACCGTCAGCATTGTTGGTGATTTTAATGACTGGGATAAAAGTGCGACTGTGATGAAGAAGCTTAAAAACGGTAGTTTCTCTGCAGCGATGGACTTACCAGTAGAGAATGAATACCAATTCAGATATTTGTTAGATGATGAAGCATACGAAAATGACTGGCAGGCTGATGCTTATACAATGTCGCCAATGTCAAATGAAGAAAACTCGGTGATAAAACTATAG
- a CDS encoding GlxA family transcriptional regulator translates to MFKVTILGFDQAYASAITGVLDIFGLAGITWQRMQGQPIKPLFDVQIASLGGRQVKCINQLELSAHVAIENVTKTDLLLIPTIGGDPLEVLKNNVALLPHIRRHYALGADIASNCSGAFLLAQAGILDQRMATTHWGYAELFSTLYPQVDLLIDRLITEQDNIFCSGGGMAWFDLALLLIERYAGHDIATTTAKAHVIDLSRGEQSAYASLRTKKYHQDVEILTVQHWLEEHYAQKIVIESLAAKVNLTPRTFVRRFKRATDQSPLVYLQGVRVEAAKKYLEAATHSVERIVNLVGYDDLSSFTRLFKKHTGLSPSQYSKKFSR, encoded by the coding sequence GTGTTTAAAGTGACCATTTTAGGGTTCGATCAAGCCTATGCCAGTGCCATAACAGGTGTATTGGATATTTTTGGTTTAGCAGGAATAACTTGGCAACGTATGCAAGGACAACCTATTAAACCGTTATTTGACGTTCAGATAGCGTCATTAGGAGGACGCCAGGTTAAATGCATAAATCAGCTTGAATTGAGCGCCCACGTTGCAATCGAGAATGTGACGAAAACTGATTTGCTGTTAATTCCGACTATAGGTGGTGATCCCCTTGAAGTGTTGAAAAACAATGTTGCTTTACTGCCTCATATTCGCCGCCATTATGCGCTCGGCGCAGATATAGCGAGTAACTGTAGTGGCGCATTTTTACTTGCTCAAGCAGGTATATTGGATCAACGCATGGCGACAACGCATTGGGGCTACGCGGAACTATTTAGCACGCTATACCCACAAGTTGATTTACTCATCGATCGTTTAATAACAGAACAAGATAATATTTTCTGCTCTGGCGGCGGCATGGCTTGGTTTGACTTAGCATTATTATTGATTGAACGCTACGCTGGGCATGATATCGCTACTACGACAGCGAAAGCCCACGTGATTGATTTATCCAGAGGTGAACAATCTGCCTACGCATCTCTGCGCACTAAAAAATACCATCAGGATGTTGAGATCCTTACGGTGCAGCACTGGCTCGAAGAGCATTACGCGCAAAAAATTGTGATTGAGTCATTAGCCGCCAAAGTGAATTTAACGCCGCGTACTTTTGTGCGCAGATTTAAACGTGCTACTGACCAGTCCCCTCTTGTCTATTTACAAGGCGTCAGAGTAGAAGCGGCTAAAAAGTACTTAGAAGCAGCAACGCACAGTGTTGAGCGAATTGTTAATTTGGTAGGCTATGACGATTTAAGTTCTTTCACTCGCCTATTTAAAAAGCACACGGGTTTATCTCCGAGCCAATACAGTAAAAAATTCAGTCGGTAA